In Dehalogenimonas etheniformans, one genomic interval encodes:
- a CDS encoding SLATT domain-containing protein, with translation MEQNSPADSKLEAQRILEGQIRNCFGRVVYSHKTHEKCGDILLSQLSTIKKWQIILSAITAVGFITIIFGSGTIGASIGATVAVVLLALNTYVKDHDLGELAGKHKAAGNELWLIREKYLSLLTDLAIGEKTMTSLQQERDTLAFELHQVYAGSPSTTYRAYQKAQESLKQLEEMTFSENEIDAFLPDELRRGTSKAIAIPE, from the coding sequence TTGGAACAGAATTCCCCAGCTGACAGCAAATTAGAAGCTCAACGAATTTTGGAAGGCCAAATTAGAAACTGCTTTGGCCGGGTAGTGTATTCCCATAAAACTCATGAGAAATGCGGTGATATTCTCTTATCCCAGCTTTCAACGATTAAAAAGTGGCAAATCATCTTATCTGCAATTACTGCCGTTGGATTTATAACGATCATTTTCGGAAGTGGGACCATCGGGGCTTCGATCGGTGCAACTGTAGCTGTCGTTCTTCTCGCCCTTAACACATATGTTAAAGATCATGACCTCGGCGAATTAGCGGGGAAACACAAAGCTGCCGGAAATGAACTTTGGCTTATCAGGGAAAAATATTTATCTTTATTGACCGATTTGGCCATAGGGGAAAAAACCATGACGTCCCTCCAGCAAGAACGTGACACCTTAGCTTTTGAGCTCCATCAAGTTTATGCAGGTTCACCCAGCACCACCTATCGAGCATACCAAAAAGCTCAAGAATCGTTAAAACAATTGGAAGAAATGACATTCTCTGAAAATGAAATTGATGCATTTTTGCCAGATGAATTGAGACGAGGAACATCAAAAGCCATAGCAATACCGGAATAG
- a CDS encoding response regulator transcription factor, with product MNILIIEDDKNIADTISLTLLIRWPEADIEKTYIGKDGINAVKEQSPDLVILDLGLPDMNGFDVLKEIRNYSNSAVVVLSVHREDNDIITALELGADDYITKPYKQWDLLSRVKAVVRRRELNSSEIDLTRKQYRLDSHKRILFVGNKVYTLTHNENIILKQMMVGNGRTVTNAALINALWGSNYPNALETLRVFICRLRNKIEADPREPKILCTKVGQGYFLGFD from the coding sequence TTGAATATACTAATCATTGAGGACGACAAGAACATCGCCGATACTATAAGTTTGACCTTACTAATACGTTGGCCAGAAGCAGATATTGAGAAAACATACATTGGAAAAGATGGCATAAATGCCGTTAAAGAACAAAGTCCTGACTTAGTTATTCTTGACTTGGGATTGCCCGACATGAATGGATTTGACGTGTTGAAAGAAATTCGAAATTATTCAAATTCAGCCGTTGTTGTCCTTAGTGTACATCGGGAAGATAACGATATAATCACTGCACTAGAGTTGGGAGCTGACGATTATATAACTAAACCCTATAAACAGTGGGACTTGCTTTCCCGTGTCAAGGCAGTTGTACGTAGGCGAGAACTGAACTCTTCGGAAATCGATCTGACTCGGAAACAATATAGGTTAGATAGCCACAAACGAATACTATTTGTTGGTAACAAGGTCTACACATTGACACACAATGAGAACATCATTTTAAAACAAATGATGGTTGGAAACGGTAGGACAGTAACGAATGCTGCATTAATTAATGCCCTTTGGGGTTCAAACTACCCGAACGCCTTAGAGACACTCAGGGTGTTTATCTGCAGATTACGAAACAAAATTGAAGCAGATCCACGAGAACCAAAAATATTATGCACAAAGGTCGGCCAAGGTTATTTTCTTGGCTTTGATTAA
- a CDS encoding PAS domain-containing sensor histidine kinase encodes MNNLYKQYKTFFDNAYDGFTVVDFSPSSRRHLNVNQQFCDMIGYTKEEVMARDAGFFVHPDSADSARAHMRGHREGTISHSIFKWKWITKEGKCIEVESKIYSKKTNKYNIGFGVHRDITRNSELETQIKEQLVKEANLRKIIEARSVERTNYIRLIVHELKTPITALMGSIELIDYNVKRGSKINLDNLYSSVSALNKRIDDLVYLTKTEMDLLRIRRSAIDTSTLIDQVVKEQMPIFRAKSQTFITDIEPNLPSIVADAEWVAAVLTNLLSNASKFSGKNTSVKMNIITNNNDLLFEVIDEGIGIKPSEIENIFDPYARVQRKVPSYSGLGLGLFLSKTFIELHGGNIWVESTFGKGSKFSFTLPKKMENLTTTEDRIEYTNH; translated from the coding sequence ATGAATAATTTATATAAACAATATAAAACATTTTTTGATAATGCTTATGATGGGTTTACGGTAGTGGATTTTTCTCCTTCAAGTAGGAGACATTTAAATGTGAACCAACAATTTTGCGATATGATTGGATACACCAAAGAAGAAGTTATGGCTCGTGACGCTGGCTTTTTTGTACATCCAGATAGTGCGGATTCAGCTAGAGCACATATGCGTGGGCACCGAGAAGGGACGATTTCGCATTCCATTTTTAAATGGAAATGGATTACAAAAGAAGGAAAATGTATAGAAGTTGAAAGCAAAATCTATAGTAAAAAAACAAATAAATATAACATTGGATTTGGCGTTCATCGCGACATTACACGCAACAGTGAATTGGAAACACAGATAAAAGAGCAGTTGGTAAAAGAAGCTAATTTAAGGAAAATAATTGAAGCTAGATCGGTTGAGAGAACCAACTACATTAGATTGATTGTTCACGAATTAAAGACACCAATTACAGCACTTATGGGATCAATAGAATTAATAGACTATAATGTTAAACGTGGCTCCAAAATTAACTTGGATAATTTATATAGTAGCGTTTCTGCGTTGAATAAGAGGATAGACGATCTTGTATATTTGACTAAAACTGAAATGGATTTACTTCGTATTCGGCGGTCAGCAATCGACACAAGCACGCTCATCGATCAAGTTGTCAAGGAACAAATGCCGATATTTCGAGCAAAATCGCAAACATTTATTACAGATATTGAACCAAATTTGCCTTCTATAGTTGCGGATGCAGAATGGGTAGCCGCAGTGTTGACGAATTTGTTGTCTAACGCAAGTAAATTTAGCGGAAAAAATACATCCGTAAAAATGAATATCATAACAAATAATAACGACCTCTTATTCGAAGTTATCGATGAAGGAATAGGTATTAAGCCTTCAGAAATTGAGAATATATTTGATCCGTACGCAAGAGTCCAACGCAAAGTCCCAAGCTATAGTGGACTCGGACTCGGTTTATTCTTAAGCAAGACATTCATTGAATTACATGGTGGAAATATATGGGTTGAGAGCACGTTCGGCAAGGGTAGTAAATTCAGTTTCACACTCCCGAAGAAGATGGAAAACTTAACAACTACGGAGGATAGAATTGAATATACTAATCATTGA
- a CDS encoding reductive dehalogenase, whose translation MSKFHSTINRRDFMKALGITSASLGAMGMASPVFHDLDEMSQSGIGSKRPWYVKENEPGKLTVDYDWALMKNPDQMKTMHGGGFLGVLEGRNGFCQDPNSTFRQTYGIQRSQEIIDKAVQILHDGAATNRPGYQVRDLALNAGAVTVESLPYYKAAAGDAGRRNNPKWQGTPEEAAKMVWTAGRFYGASDIRTGEITDQEKVLFFTRDLHNVPIVFEDSEIGYSNSTKRVIPNKKYYSISVAIHMSKELFRYGYSPMRYAANLSRYRQWRPIQMALMNFISTLGYDTLGYYELMYGVIPAEASALLFGHSEISRNDNFLISPDWGSVQGYFTLLTTLPLAQSKPIDAGISRFCNTCKKCAESCPQQCISYDNEPSWDIPNSKAVPSAPTSYTTPGKKTFHTDAIACMSQWVGTAMGCGFCMGNCVFNVNSKSMIHQLVKPTVSALPILNHTLRQADVLFGYGLTPEGDFEKWWDMNLPVYGTDSTFNSTMGGYNK comes from the coding sequence GTGAGTAAATTTCATAGCACGATAAATCGCAGAGATTTCATGAAAGCCTTGGGTATTACTAGCGCAAGTCTCGGAGCCATGGGAATGGCTTCCCCCGTATTTCATGATTTGGATGAGATGTCTCAAAGCGGAATTGGATCAAAACGTCCTTGGTATGTAAAAGAAAATGAACCTGGAAAACTCACTGTTGACTACGACTGGGCTTTGATGAAAAACCCGGATCAAATGAAAACGATGCATGGTGGCGGTTTTCTAGGGGTATTGGAAGGAAGGAATGGGTTTTGTCAAGACCCCAACAGCACGTTCCGGCAAACGTACGGAATACAGAGATCTCAAGAAATCATCGACAAGGCGGTCCAAATATTGCATGACGGGGCTGCAACCAATCGACCAGGATATCAGGTGCGAGATTTAGCTCTAAACGCAGGAGCAGTTACAGTTGAATCGTTACCATATTATAAAGCCGCTGCGGGTGATGCTGGTAGACGAAACAATCCTAAATGGCAAGGCACTCCTGAGGAAGCTGCCAAAATGGTATGGACGGCAGGCCGATTCTACGGAGCCTCTGATATAAGAACGGGAGAGATAACAGACCAGGAAAAAGTACTCTTCTTCACCCGTGATCTTCATAACGTGCCAATAGTGTTCGAGGACTCGGAAATAGGGTATTCCAACTCTACTAAAAGAGTGATCCCAAATAAGAAATATTACTCTATCTCGGTAGCTATCCATATGAGCAAGGAACTCTTTCGTTATGGATACTCGCCTATGCGATATGCTGCTAACCTGAGTCGTTATCGCCAGTGGAGGCCTATTCAAATGGCACTAATGAATTTCATATCCACGCTTGGATATGACACATTAGGGTATTACGAGTTAATGTATGGCGTAATACCCGCAGAAGCAAGCGCGCTTTTGTTTGGGCACTCGGAAATCTCAAGAAATGATAATTTCCTCATAAGCCCGGACTGGGGGAGCGTACAAGGATACTTCACATTACTTACAACCCTACCTCTCGCTCAGTCAAAACCTATTGATGCAGGAATATCCAGATTTTGTAATACCTGTAAGAAGTGTGCTGAATCGTGTCCCCAGCAGTGTATCTCCTATGACAATGAGCCCTCTTGGGATATTCCCAATTCAAAAGCGGTTCCGAGTGCGCCAACCAGTTATACCACACCGGGTAAAAAGACCTTTCACACGGATGCAATCGCCTGTATGTCACAGTGGGTTGGTACTGCGATGGGTTGCGGATTCTGTATGGGCAACTGCGTTTTCAATGTGAATTCAAAGTCGATGATTCATCAATTGGTTAAACCAACGGTGAGCGCGCTGCCCATACTTAACCATACTTTGAGACAGGCTGATGTTCTCTTTGGATACGGATTAACCCCTGAAGGTGATTTCGAAAAATGGTGGGATATGAACTTACCGGTATACGGGACAGATTCAACGTTCAATTCTACTATGGGTGGCTACAACAAGTAA
- a CDS encoding reductive dehalogenase — protein MSKFHSTISRRNFMKGLGLAGAGIGAAAMSAPVFHDLDEVTSAPNGKLKRPWYVKEREINNPTCEIDFKIMSRMNDNNCLHGDIYAIYSDVSQYRMAKIFGTNVVANMMNKGSERVNEGIQNNIPGWNLRDAALNHASCYMAPISFVNTGNNFAGSLNTPSTYGVTKWTGTPEENSQMLRSAAKFLGASEVQFGELDSNTKKLVFNNFIIGAKPIVFENVDVGYETDSKFVFPDRQLYVISVAIQMSKELFRHGQSQLRWAANMSRYRQWCVLQNELQGFLTGLGYQAFGYPVTYYGLMPALADAVLTGHAEISRNDNVCISPEFGTVTGYYSLITDLPLAPSKPIDAGIFRFCHTCRKCADACPKQAIRHDKEPSWDLSPSALDPKKENVWSTPGKKTFHTDAGLCMSMWWETSVGCAICMGTCTFNTNSASVHQLVRSTLSTTPVFNRFLWQADKTFGYGITADEDKEKWWDYSLPTLGYDTTVTSFDGGYSK, from the coding sequence ATGTCAAAGTTTCATTCGACAATAAGTAGAAGAAATTTTATGAAAGGACTCGGTCTTGCTGGCGCCGGAATAGGGGCTGCAGCAATGAGCGCCCCGGTTTTCCATGATCTTGACGAGGTTACATCCGCACCAAACGGTAAATTGAAAAGGCCCTGGTATGTAAAAGAAAGAGAAATCAATAACCCAACTTGTGAGATTGATTTCAAGATCATGAGTCGAATGAATGACAATAATTGTCTTCACGGTGATATTTATGCCATTTATTCTGACGTAAGCCAATATCGAATGGCGAAAATATTTGGAACTAACGTGGTAGCCAATATGATGAATAAAGGATCTGAGAGAGTTAATGAAGGGATTCAGAACAATATTCCGGGATGGAATCTCAGAGATGCAGCATTGAATCATGCTAGTTGTTATATGGCTCCAATCAGTTTTGTGAATACGGGGAATAATTTTGCGGGGTCTTTAAACACTCCGTCAACTTATGGAGTTACAAAATGGACGGGAACCCCAGAAGAAAATAGTCAAATGTTGAGATCAGCTGCTAAATTCTTGGGAGCATCTGAGGTTCAATTTGGTGAACTCGATTCAAATACTAAGAAATTGGTGTTCAATAATTTTATTATCGGTGCTAAACCAATTGTGTTCGAAAATGTTGATGTTGGCTATGAGACTGATTCTAAATTTGTTTTTCCAGATCGACAATTGTATGTCATTTCGGTTGCGATTCAAATGTCGAAGGAATTGTTCAGACACGGACAGAGTCAGCTTCGATGGGCTGCCAATATGTCTAGATACAGACAGTGGTGCGTATTACAAAACGAACTACAAGGATTTTTAACTGGCTTGGGTTACCAGGCATTCGGATATCCGGTTACTTATTATGGTCTTATGCCTGCCCTAGCAGATGCCGTTCTGACCGGACATGCAGAGATATCCCGAAACGATAATGTTTGCATTAGTCCCGAATTTGGCACAGTGACTGGATATTATTCTCTGATCACAGATTTACCGCTGGCACCATCAAAACCAATTGACGCAGGTATTTTCAGGTTTTGCCATACCTGTCGCAAGTGCGCCGACGCTTGCCCTAAGCAAGCAATACGGCATGATAAGGAACCATCCTGGGATTTGTCGCCCTCAGCTCTAGACCCGAAAAAGGAAAACGTATGGTCTACTCCAGGGAAGAAAACATTCCATACTGACGCAGGTTTATGTATGTCGATGTGGTGGGAAACCAGCGTGGGTTGCGCCATATGTATGGGTACTTGCACATTCAATACCAATTCTGCTTCGGTACATCAATTGGTTCGATCAACTCTTTCTACGACGCCGGTCTTCAACAGGTTTCTTTGGCAAGCAGATAAAACATTCGGTTACGGGATCACGGCTGACGAAGACAAGGAAAAGTGGTGGGATTATTCGCTCCCAACGCTCGGATACGACACCACTGTCACTTCGTTTGATGGGGGCTATTCAAAATAA
- a CDS encoding HEAT repeat domain-containing protein, with protein MDESGSKEEKQSPSLADASPALSDVWVLEEQKDVLGLIELLETTKSKSEAKAAIYALQKLSDPKSTSALFNEALFGEHGIAAREAAIRAFALIEKESAVDFLIYLTSKGPHPGHAAVEALGEIDHPLSVECLVNIATNPHVDMLMQEKAIGALLKAGQAAVGLLISAVTSDQKCELRSKAAHVLVEMMPDVLVCKDQVAKLIATFESDIDPEVISSVGAILGKVGDIQATIPLVEVFKKFVSTNPDLAEKILEALCELKDPSAVPFLLKTLDQHPSLADKDNALQCYVILALGRFADKQATGPLLQLLLDKTQELRIRISAAMALGDIVDNEAIEPMISVLEDDRVEGSVRNSVFDALFRYPGNIAAVQLLTYLKKNPGITLRKSPDAT; from the coding sequence ATGGATGAAAGCGGTTCGAAAGAGGAAAAGCAATCTCCTTCACTTGCGGACGCCAGTCCGGCACTATCCGACGTGTGGGTTCTTGAAGAGCAAAAAGATGTTTTGGGCTTGATTGAACTACTAGAGACAACCAAGTCCAAGAGCGAAGCTAAAGCCGCAATTTATGCTCTTCAGAAGCTTAGTGATCCCAAATCAACGAGTGCTCTTTTCAATGAGGCATTGTTTGGAGAACATGGGATTGCAGCACGCGAGGCGGCAATTCGTGCATTCGCTCTGATCGAAAAGGAATCAGCAGTAGATTTCCTGATTTACCTCACCTCTAAGGGCCCGCACCCCGGGCACGCTGCGGTCGAGGCGCTCGGTGAAATTGACCATCCACTTTCTGTCGAATGTCTTGTCAATATCGCCACCAACCCGCACGTGGACATGTTGATGCAGGAAAAGGCGATTGGTGCACTTCTCAAAGCTGGACAAGCTGCTGTTGGGCTGTTGATATCCGCTGTTACCAGCGATCAAAAATGCGAACTGCGTTCGAAAGCGGCTCATGTTCTGGTAGAAATGATGCCGGATGTTTTGGTCTGTAAAGACCAAGTGGCTAAACTGATAGCCACATTCGAATCTGACATCGATCCCGAAGTCATTTCAAGCGTTGGAGCAATACTCGGGAAGGTCGGGGACATCCAGGCAACGATTCCATTGGTAGAAGTTTTTAAAAAGTTCGTCTCGACCAACCCCGATCTTGCGGAGAAGATTCTTGAGGCTTTATGCGAATTAAAGGATCCTTCTGCCGTTCCCTTCTTGCTTAAAACTTTGGACCAACACCCGTCCCTAGCCGATAAAGATAATGCGTTGCAGTGCTATGTTATTCTTGCCTTAGGCAGATTTGCCGACAAGCAGGCCACAGGACCATTGTTGCAACTGTTGTTGGATAAAACTCAGGAGTTACGAATTAGGATATCTGCAGCTATGGCTTTAGGGGATATTGTTGATAATGAAGCGATCGAGCCGATGATCTCTGTGCTAGAAGACGATCGCGTTGAGGGATCCGTCCGAAACTCTGTATTTGATGCACTCTTTCGGTACCCGGGTAATATTGCGGCTGTGCAATTGTTGACCTATCTTAAAAAGAATCCCGGGATAACTTTAAGAAAGTCACCCGATGCTACCTAG
- a CDS encoding recombinase family protein, with product MRVVLYARVSSEKQDTDLSLTAQLKALRAFAATRGYEVVREYVDEAESGRSSSRPAFKEMIAAARRQNKPFEGVLIWKYSRFARSREDSIVFKTLLRKNGVQVISMNEPSEDTPVGHLMEGIIESLDEFYSENLGEEVTRGMRESASRGFYQSFRPPYGYNKIKVADGTKMRTKLELNTAQAKIVETIFKSVLSGMGTIEIVRDLNSRAIPSSKGKTWTKGTIYSMLTNEIYTGNLIWGKKCKRNLEPIKVEGACPTIIDEESFKTVQQMLEQRAPTRIHPRVVSSKFLLSGLARCGYCGKALTGTDAKSGKFSYYVCGSLSKKGAGSCQFKYLNAKKFESAVVNEIKKSILTNDNLIELAKIASEEWNDTLSGLREDIDTIDNSLKDMGCRLVNLYDAIETGKFDLPDLALRIKELRMRQDQLLERKRNIELQYAEHRYEILDPKEMALYVEDLQSLLDESEICERKAFIKGFVQEIKVKGDEVTIEYTPPLPQDKRETVLSIGGNGGR from the coding sequence ATGAGAGTTGTGCTTTATGCTAGAGTTTCGTCCGAAAAACAGGATACCGACTTATCCTTGACAGCACAGTTAAAAGCTCTGAGAGCCTTCGCCGCTACCCGAGGCTATGAGGTAGTACGTGAATATGTCGATGAAGCAGAGAGCGGACGAAGCAGTTCGCGGCCGGCGTTTAAGGAAATGATCGCAGCCGCAAGACGGCAAAATAAACCATTTGAGGGCGTCCTGATTTGGAAATATTCCAGGTTTGCTCGATCTAGAGAGGATTCAATCGTCTTCAAAACTTTACTCCGGAAAAATGGCGTTCAGGTCATATCAATGAATGAGCCATCCGAAGACACTCCCGTTGGTCACCTCATGGAAGGCATCATCGAAAGCTTGGATGAGTTCTACTCCGAAAATTTGGGTGAAGAAGTCACTCGCGGCATGCGAGAAAGCGCCTCGAGGGGCTTCTACCAGTCTTTCCGGCCGCCTTACGGCTACAACAAGATAAAAGTGGCTGACGGCACCAAAATGAGGACAAAACTTGAACTTAACACCGCTCAGGCAAAAATCGTCGAAACTATCTTCAAGTCAGTCCTATCCGGGATGGGTACAATCGAAATCGTTCGTGACCTCAACTCGAGGGCGATTCCAAGTTCTAAGGGAAAGACTTGGACCAAGGGAACTATTTACTCTATGTTGACCAACGAAATCTACACCGGGAACTTGATCTGGGGTAAAAAGTGTAAACGCAATTTGGAACCGATCAAAGTCGAGGGCGCTTGTCCAACAATCATCGACGAAGAATCGTTCAAAACAGTTCAACAAATGCTGGAGCAGCGAGCACCAACTCGGATCCATCCAAGGGTTGTTTCTAGCAAGTTCCTTCTGAGCGGTCTTGCCAGATGCGGATATTGCGGCAAAGCCCTCACTGGCACCGACGCGAAGAGTGGGAAATTTTCCTACTATGTCTGCGGCAGCCTTTCGAAGAAAGGCGCTGGTTCATGCCAGTTCAAATACCTGAACGCCAAGAAATTTGAAAGCGCCGTGGTCAATGAAATAAAGAAGTCAATCCTGACAAATGACAATCTGATAGAACTTGCGAAGATAGCGAGTGAAGAATGGAATGACACTCTTTCTGGTCTCAGAGAGGATATTGACACGATTGATAATAGTCTCAAGGATATGGGGTGTCGGTTAGTCAATCTTTATGACGCCATCGAAACGGGCAAATTCGATCTACCTGACCTGGCTCTTCGGATAAAGGAACTAAGGATGCGCCAGGATCAACTGCTTGAAAGAAAACGGAACATCGAACTTCAGTATGCCGAACATCGTTACGAAATCCTTGATCCCAAAGAGATGGCACTCTATGTTGAAGATTTACAATCGCTACTCGACGAGAGTGAGATATGCGAACGCAAGGCTTTTATCAAGGGATTCGTTCAAGAGATCAAGGTAAAGGGTGATGAAGTTACTATCGAATACACGCCCCCACTGCCGCAGGACAAGAGGGAAACAGTTCTATCTATTGGAGGAAATGGTGGGCGGTAG
- a CDS encoding biotin transporter BioY encodes MELIARFDRVKTDVFRRRVALSVPSKIVLALSFAALTGLLAQVKIYLPFTPIPITLQTFAVLLAGVALGRWWGGISMAAYGGLGILGVPWLANGASGFGATFGYLVGFVLAAMFVGYMVDNFIRSRGFTPMFGIMAAAGLLLTYVPGTIWLAIWLGMAGKAVTFTSVIAMGVAPFVAGDIIKTMGAAAVAKIITPQTDYRDGSSDG; translated from the coding sequence ATGGAACTCATCGCTCGATTTGATCGCGTGAAAACAGATGTATTTCGCCGCAGGGTAGCTTTGTCCGTCCCGTCCAAGATCGTTTTGGCTTTGTCATTTGCCGCCTTGACTGGTCTTCTTGCTCAGGTGAAGATCTATCTGCCCTTCACGCCGATCCCGATCACTCTCCAGACCTTCGCCGTTCTCCTGGCTGGTGTTGCCCTTGGACGTTGGTGGGGTGGGATCTCGATGGCAGCTTACGGTGGGTTGGGGATTCTGGGTGTACCCTGGCTCGCAAACGGGGCTTCAGGATTTGGCGCAACCTTCGGTTACCTCGTCGGTTTTGTACTGGCTGCCATGTTCGTCGGATATATGGTCGATAATTTTATCAGGTCCCGCGGCTTTACCCCGATGTTCGGGATTATGGCGGCTGCCGGACTATTACTTACCTATGTCCCGGGCACCATCTGGCTCGCCATATGGCTGGGGATGGCAGGCAAAGCAGTAACCTTTACATCGGTTATCGCCATGGGGGTTGCACCGTTTGTCGCCGGCGACATCATCAAAACGATGGGCGCGGCGGCGGTAGCCAAAATCATCACCCCTCAAACCGATTACCGCGACGGGTCCTCTGACGGTTAG
- the ribH gene encoding 6,7-dimethyl-8-ribityllumazine synthase, whose amino-acid sequence MANYEGSLIGQGLKFAVVVSRFNEFMTGKLVSGAKDAFLRHGVAETDVDFAWVPGAFEIPLVAKKLAKSGKYNAVVCLGAVIKGSTPHFEYIANEVAKGIAAVNLDTGVPIIFGVITAETLEQAIERAGSKMGNKGFDAAVQAIEMANLVKTLA is encoded by the coding sequence ATGGCTAATTACGAAGGTTCACTGATTGGACAGGGACTCAAGTTTGCGGTGGTTGTTTCCAGGTTTAACGAATTCATGACCGGAAAACTCGTTTCCGGCGCGAAGGATGCTTTTCTCCGCCACGGAGTCGCTGAAACTGATGTGGATTTTGCCTGGGTGCCCGGGGCTTTTGAGATTCCCCTGGTAGCCAAAAAATTGGCCAAGAGCGGGAAATACAACGCGGTCGTTTGTTTAGGCGCCGTTATCAAGGGCAGCACGCCGCACTTCGAATATATCGCCAATGAAGTCGCCAAGGGAATCGCCGCCGTAAATCTCGATACCGGAGTTCCCATTATCTTTGGTGTCATCACCGCTGAGACACTTGAACAAGCTATCGAACGCGCAGGTTCCAAAATGGGCAACAAGGGATTTGACGCTGCCGTTCAAGCCATTGAAATGGCCAACCTAGTCAAAACGCTCGCCTGA
- a CDS encoding bifunctional 3,4-dihydroxy-2-butanone-4-phosphate synthase/GTP cyclohydrolase II — MTMASISELIEDIKNGKFVILVDDDDRENEGDLFIAAEKISPEAINFMAKNARGLICVSLTGERLDALNIPLMVQENSSKHCTAFTVSVEARHRVSTGISAADRAETVKTLIDPRTRPEDLLKPGHTFPLRARDGGVLVRAGHTEASVDLSRMAGLYPAGVICEIMDEDGTMARLPKLEKLAEEWGLKIGSVANLIAYRRRTEKLVDRVAEARLPTRYGEFTAIGYKSSVDPGEHLALVYGAPVDLVTDQPVLTRVHSECLTGDVLGSLRCDCGEQLDFALKQIAAAGTGVLLYMRQEGRGIGFHNKICAYALQDQGLDTVEANERLGFDADLRDYGIGAQILADLGLKQIKLLTNNPKKVVGLEGYGLKVVETVPIQIEPNPHNVKYLETKRQKMGHMLSPNGKHAEGAKNG; from the coding sequence ATGACGATGGCGTCCATTTCCGAACTCATTGAAGATATCAAAAATGGCAAGTTCGTCATCCTCGTGGATGACGACGATCGGGAAAACGAGGGTGACCTCTTCATAGCCGCAGAAAAAATCTCGCCCGAAGCGATAAACTTTATGGCTAAAAACGCCCGCGGCTTGATTTGTGTCTCGTTGACCGGCGAACGTCTCGATGCGTTGAACATCCCATTGATGGTTCAAGAAAATTCTTCCAAGCATTGCACCGCATTTACCGTTTCCGTGGAGGCGCGTCACCGGGTCAGCACGGGTATTTCAGCAGCCGACAGGGCTGAAACGGTGAAAACCTTAATAGATCCACGGACGCGGCCGGAGGATCTTTTGAAGCCCGGGCATACTTTTCCACTGAGAGCCCGGGATGGCGGCGTCCTGGTGCGCGCCGGACATACCGAGGCTTCCGTCGATTTGTCCCGCATGGCTGGACTTTATCCGGCGGGCGTGATTTGTGAGATCATGGATGAAGACGGCACTATGGCCCGGCTGCCCAAGCTGGAGAAGTTGGCCGAGGAGTGGGGACTCAAAATCGGCAGCGTCGCCAACCTCATCGCCTACCGACGTCGAACAGAAAAACTTGTGGATCGCGTCGCCGAAGCCAGGCTGCCGACCCGTTACGGCGAGTTTACGGCGATAGGTTATAAGAGTTCGGTGGATCCGGGAGAACATCTAGCGTTGGTTTATGGCGCACCAGTGGATCTGGTGACTGATCAACCGGTATTGACTAGAGTTCATTCTGAGTGTCTCACGGGAGATGTTTTAGGAAGCCTCCGCTGTGATTGCGGCGAGCAACTTGATTTTGCCCTGAAACAGATTGCTGCTGCCGGAACCGGGGTGCTTCTATATATGCGTCAGGAAGGCCGGGGCATCGGTTTCCATAACAAGATTTGCGCGTATGCTCTGCAGGATCAGGGGCTGGATACCGTGGAGGCGAACGAAAGGCTCGGCTTTGATGCTGACCTCCGCGACTATGGAATCGGCGCTCAGATCCTGGCTGACCTTGGTTTGAAACAGATCAAACTCTTGACTAATAATCCCAAGAAAGTGGTCGGGCTTGAAGGGTACGGGCTGAAAGTGGTAGAAACTGTACCAATACAGATTGAGCCCAATCCGCACAACGTTAAATATCTGGAAACCAAGCGGCAAAAAATGGGGCATATGCTGAGTCCAAATGGAAAACACGCTGAAGGAGCGAAAAATGGCTAA